Proteins from a single region of Dysosmobacter acutus:
- a CDS encoding SoxR reducing system RseC family protein — protein MTQVATIEKIIDSTHAQIAVPRKSACGHDCEECAGCGASGMVVRAVARNQIGAGVGDKVVVQSSTKKTLRIALLVYMLPLALFLVGYFASEALGAEAVRYAVAIASFFLGVLPAVAYDRRVRKSGELTFEIVRLF, from the coding sequence ATGACGCAGGTTGCGACAATCGAAAAAATCATCGACAGCACACACGCCCAGATCGCCGTCCCAAGAAAGTCCGCCTGCGGACACGACTGTGAGGAATGCGCCGGCTGCGGCGCCTCCGGTATGGTGGTGCGCGCCGTGGCACGGAACCAGATCGGGGCCGGGGTGGGAGATAAGGTCGTGGTGCAAAGCAGCACCAAAAAGACGCTGCGCATTGCGCTTTTGGTCTATATGCTCCCGCTGGCGCTGTTTCTGGTTGGCTATTTTGCATCGGAGGCCCTGGGGGCGGAGGCTGTGCGCTATGCCGTCGCCATCGCGTCCTTCTTCCTTGGCGTGCTGCCGGCGGTGGCCTATGACCGCCGGGTCCGCAAGAGCGGAGAGCTGACCTTTGAGATCGTCCGGCTTTTCTGA